The genomic segment GGCCGCCGCCGCCGGGAGCTGGGCGATCGCGGCCCAGGCGCTGCGGCCCATCGACGCCATGGTGGCTACAGCCCGCACCATCACGCAGGCCCGCGACCTCTCGCACCGCATCCCCGAGCCGCCCGCCCGCGACGAGCTGCGCCGCCTGTCGCAGACCTTCAACGCCATGCTCACCAGCCTGGAGGAGGCCTCGCGCACCCAGCAGCGCTTCGTGGCCGACGCCTCGCACGAGCTGCGCGCCCCGCTGACGGCCATCCAGGGCAACCTGGAGCTGCTGCGGCGGCAGGCCGTGCCCCCCACCGAGCGCGACGAGGTGCTGGCCGAGGTCGAGCGCGAGGCCGCGCGGCTGGGGCGGCTGGTGTCCGACCTGCTGGCGCTGGCCCGCGCCGACGCCGGGCAGGGCATCCGGCACGGCCCGGTCGACCTGGACGCCCTGACGCTGGAGGCCTTCCACACCGCGCGGGCTATGGCGCGCGGGCAGCGGCTGGCGCTCGACCCCTTCGAGCCAGTGCAGGTGGCTGGCGACGCCGACCGGCTGCGCCAGCTGCTGCTCATCCTGCTGGACAACGCGCTGAAGTACACCCCGCCGGATGGCGCAGTCACCCTGGGGCTGCGCCAGCGCGGGGCGCACGCCGAGCTGAGCGTGCGCGACACCGGCCCCGGCATCGCCGACGAGGATCTGCCGCACGTGTTCGAGCGGTTCTACCGCGCCGACCCAGCGCGGGGGCGCGACCCCGGCGGCACCGGGCTGGGGCTGGCAATCGCCCGCTGGATCGTGGAGCAGCACGGCGGCACCATCGAGCTGCGCGGCGCGGCGGGGGGCGGCACGCTGGCGATGGTGCGGCTGCCGCTGGGCGAGGAGGAGATGTCTCAACCACGGTAGCGCCCCGGACGACCACGGTAGCGCCCCGGACGACCGCGGTAGCGCGCCAGACGACTGCGGTAGCGCCCCAGACGACCACGGTAGCGCCCCGGACGACCGCGGTAGCACCCCGGACGACCGCGGTAGCACCCCGGACGACCGCGGTAGCGCCCCGGACGACCACGGTAGCGCCCCGGACGACCACGGTAGCGCCCCGGACGACCGCTGTCATCTTACACCTTCGAGATGGCAGTGGTGTGGACGGTGGTGCGTGCCTTGCGCGGGGGCTACGCCCTCACATGGTGTCACTTTTTCGAGTGTCCCCATCATCGATGGCGGTAGTGGTTGTCGTGTGGGTGGATGCCCTGCGCGGGCGGCGCCTAGGGGCTAGCCCCTAGGAACCCCACGAGGGGGCTTCGCCCCCTTCGAACCCCCAATTTAAATCATTCCAATGCCGAATATTGGCGGCTGGTGTTCGTGCATATGGCCAGTATGCACGAGCAACACCTTCGCCGCATGGGCCAGGTGGGGGGGCTGGTCGCCTCTCTTTCCCAGATCTTTTGTCCCCTTGCTGTCTTGGTGGTGAATCGTTCTCCCCTTCGGGCCTTCGCCTCTTCACGGTATTCGTTCCCCACGTTCCCTCAAGCACGCATCAGCGCGCACTCAGCGGGGCCTCAGCTTAGGCCGCGATACTTTCCCCAGCCGCTGTTCGCGGCCCTTTTGGAGAAAGGATACGCCTGTGCGCCACCGAAGCCTCGCCGCCCTGGTCGCGGCGCTGCTGGTGCTGGCCCCCGCCGCCGCCCTTGCCGAGGGCGATGGCCCAGGGGAGCAGCGAACCAGCGATGGATATACCGTCACCCTGAGCGCCGATGGGCCTGCCCAGACCGGGCAGAACCGCATCACCGTGAGCATCCGCGACCCCCAGGGCGTGCCTGTGACCAGCGCGAGCGTCGAGCTGCGCCTGCTAGGCCACACCGCCGAGGAGCAAGGCCACAGCCACGGCGAGAGTGCCCAGCCCGAGGCCGAACACGCCGAGGAGGGGACAGCGCCCCACATGGCCACGCCCGACACCGGCCACGACGCCGATGGTGCGCACCCCCACGATGGCGACACAATGCCCCACATGGCCACGCCCGACACCGGCCACGACGCCGATGAGCAAGGCCATAGCCACGCCGAGGGGAGCGCGATGCCGGGGATAAATATGCCCGAAGACGAACAGAGCGAGGGCGGCGCAATGCCGGGGATGAACATGCCCGAGGATGGCCACGCCGAAGACAATCACGCCGAAGGCAATCACGCCAAAAACGCTATCGCCAGCGTGCCGATGCAGCCCAGCGGGCAGGGCTACCAGGCCCAGGTCGAATTTGCCGAGGCGGGCACGTGGGCCGTGGCTGTGGCATTCCGCGACAGCTTGGGCCAAGAGCGCGTGGTGGAGCTAAGCCTGGAGGTGGCCCAGCAGCGCCCGCGCGGCCTGGTGCTGGGTGGCTTCCTGGCCGTCAACCTATTGGCCATCGGCGGGGCCGCCGCCCTGCGCACGATCTCGCCGCCCAAGCCGCGCGGCAACGGACGCCGCACCCCAGCAGCCCAGGAGAAGCCAGCATGAGCACCCCGACACGCGGATACAATTTGCTTGACAACCGTCTGATCGCCTCATTTCTGCGCAGCCGCTGGTACCCCGCGATCTTCCAGTGGGTGACGAGCGCCGCCTTCGTGCTGATCATGTGGCAGCTGCTGGTCGGGCCGGACTCGGCGCACAGCAACGCGGGCACGGCGCTGACCTGGGTGCTGTGGTGGCCGGTCATCCCGATCATCTTTGTGCTGATGGGCCGCTTCTGGTGCGCGATCTGCCCGTTCGCCGCGCTGAGCGACGCGGTGCAGAAGCTGGTGGGCAACCACCGGCGCGCGCCAGAGTTTTTGAAGAAGTACGGCATCTGGATCATCGACGCGCTGTTCATCCTGATCACGTGGTCCGACCACGTGTGGGGCATCGTCGAGTCGCCGTGGGGGTCGGGCATCCTGCTGCTGCTGCTGACCACCGGCGTGGTGATCTCGGGGGCGTTCTTCGAGCGGCGGACGTGGTGCCGCTACCTGTGCTTCCTGGGCGGCCTCTCGGGCAACTACGCCCGCGTGGGTATGCTGGAGCTGCGGGCCAAGCCCGAGGTGTGCGCCACCTGCACATCCCGCGCCGCCTGCTTCAACGGCAGCGAGCAGGGCCGGGGCTGCCCGCTGTTCGAGTTCCCGCGCACCATGGATTCGAGCGCTAACTGCAACCTGTGCGCCTCATGCATCAAGGTCTGCCCGCACAACGCGATCACGCTGACGGTGCGCCCGCCGACCCGCGAGCTGTGGTTTATCCGCAAGCCCAAGCTGGAGGAGGCGTTTCTGGCCGTGGTGATCATGGGCATCGTGTTCATCCAGAACATCACCATGCTGGAGCTGTGGCAGGGCCTGCTGGCCTGGCTGGAGCGCAGCCTGGGGATCACCAGCTACCCGCTGATCTTCACGATCACCTTCGTGATCGCCATGGCCGCGCCGGTGGCGCTGATGGCGGGCGCGGCCATGCTGGCCAGCCGCGCGAACGGGGCCACGGCGGCGGCGAACTTCGCGCGCTTCGGCTACGCGATCATCCCGCTGGATGTGGCCGGGCACATCGCGCACAACCTGTTCCACCTGCTGGCCGAGGGCAAGGCGGTGCTGTTCACCACGCTGGCGCTGTTCGGGCAGCACGCGGGCGAGCAGCCCACCGCGCTGCTGGGCACCGCGCAGATCCAGCTGCTCCAGTACGCGCTGGTGGCGCTGGGCGTGGGCGGGTCGCTCTACGCCGCGCTGCGGATCGCCCGCAGCAGCCGCCGCGAGGGCCAGCGCACCTGGGCCAGCTTCGCGCCCTACGCCGCGCTGATCGTGCTGCTGGGCGCGATCAACATCTACCTGTTCATTCTGCCGATGGCCTCGCGGATGTAGCGCTGCGCGCCAGCGGCCTAGCCCATCCGGCGAAGGTGCGGCAACCAGCACACTGGCCATGATCCGCGCCGCAGCGGGCCAGCCCGCCAGCCGAGGCGGCCCGACATGTTCCCCTTGACTCTCCCCCTGGGGCAGGGCCTATGCTCTGCGCGAAGCGGGATGAGTGAAGGGGATCATATCATGATACCGATGGTGAGCTTCGCGGGGCGGATGAGCTACTGCCTGACGCGCAGCCTGAAGATGGTGCTGGGCCACCACGGGCTGGAGTACCCGACGCCCTGGCTGGAATGCGTGGGCGGGCAGGCCTTCGAGTTTGTGTATGTGCAGCGCGAGGGCGACCTGTTCGCCCTGATCGGCGACTACTACCACCTGGCTGGCGAGCGGATGCTGGGCACGCTGAACGTGGGCTACCGCTACACCAGCGCCGAGGATGACGCCAGCGCGCTGGATGCGCTGCGGCTGGCGCTGGAGCGCGGGCCGGTGGCGGCGGGCATGCTCGACATGGGCTACCTCAGCTACATCCCGCACCACCAAGCGCTGCGCGGCAGCGACCACGCGGTGGCCGTGCTGGGGCTGGATGGCGCGGGCGTGGTGCTGCACGACCCGGCGGGCTACGCGGCGGTGGCGCTGCCGCTGGCCGACTTCCTGGCGGCGTGGCGGCGCGATATTTACACCGGCAGGCCCTACGGCCTGTGGCAGGTGGATGCCATCGGCCCGCAGCCCAGCGAGGAGCAGACCTGGCACGAGGTGGTGGCGCAGGCGCGGGCGCGCCTGGCCCAGCCCGCCGTAGCCACGCCCGAGGCCACGGTG from the Chloroflexia bacterium SDU3-3 genome contains:
- a CDS encoding HAMP domain-containing histidine kinase — its product is MLLTYALHVRGHYEERDQLLLTSAAHAASETGGHGAALHLGTGAGGLEVALRLYDASGELIEVSPGAGEPPPTDPRALLAAPSGPAFDWLAGLAPALAPTDAGEGSFGVVVGEQRWRTYALPLHASGHTDAYLVAMAPLGRLDASMASFRLILAGLGGLGLLAAAAGSWAIAAQALRPIDAMVATARTITQARDLSHRIPEPPARDELRRLSQTFNAMLTSLEEASRTQQRFVADASHELRAPLTAIQGNLELLRRQAVPPTERDEVLAEVEREAARLGRLVSDLLALARADAGQGIRHGPVDLDALTLEAFHTARAMARGQRLALDPFEPVQVAGDADRLRQLLLILLDNALKYTPPDGAVTLGLRQRGAHAELSVRDTGPGIADEDLPHVFERFYRADPARGRDPGGTGLGLAIARWIVEQHGGTIELRGAAGGGTLAMVRLPLGEEEMSQPR
- a CDS encoding 4Fe-4S binding protein, which produces MSTPTRGYNLLDNRLIASFLRSRWYPAIFQWVTSAAFVLIMWQLLVGPDSAHSNAGTALTWVLWWPVIPIIFVLMGRFWCAICPFAALSDAVQKLVGNHRRAPEFLKKYGIWIIDALFILITWSDHVWGIVESPWGSGILLLLLTTGVVISGAFFERRTWCRYLCFLGGLSGNYARVGMLELRAKPEVCATCTSRAACFNGSEQGRGCPLFEFPRTMDSSANCNLCASCIKVCPHNAITLTVRPPTRELWFIRKPKLEEAFLAVVIMGIVFIQNITMLELWQGLLAWLERSLGITSYPLIFTITFVIAMAAPVALMAGAAMLASRANGATAAANFARFGYAIIPLDVAGHIAHNLFHLLAEGKAVLFTTLALFGQHAGEQPTALLGTAQIQLLQYALVALGVGGSLYAALRIARSSRREGQRTWASFAPYAALIVLLGAINIYLFILPMASRM